A window of Pedococcus badiiscoriae genomic DNA:
CGAGCGAGCGGAGGTCGTCCTCGTCGGCGTCCGCGGCCAGGTGCAGCCAGTGGGTTGCCTGGGCGAAACCCTTGGCGGGAGAGAGGCGCTCGTCCTCGGGAGCGGGCCCCCGGAAGCGGAAGCCCACGCGTACGGTCCCGCGCGGACCCGGAGCCACCGCCACGAACTGGGTCTTGCGGATGACCGGGATGTAGGTACCCCGCCCCTCACGCCGGGCGTCGTCCCCCAGAGCCTCCGCCAGGGTCATGACGGCGTCGTGGATCGGGCGCAGGTGCGCCTTCGACCCGCTGTAGAGCGCATCCGTGTAGGCGTCGACGTCAGGGCGCTGCCAGCCCGCGCCGGTCGCCGCAGCGTCGGCGATGGCCCACTGGGAGTTCTGCGGGACTCCGTGCACGTCCTTGAGCCAGGCGCGGACGGCCCGCTGGTCGAGGGGATCCGGACCCGACTCGCGCACCAGCGCCACCCACTCGTCCAGCCCACGACCGGTGCGTTCCGCCATGGAGGTGGTGACGGCCGCCATCATGTCTGCCGGTTCCATGACTCCGATTATGTATGCCGCGACTCCCGTGCAGCCCCGCGCTGTCGCCCTACTGGCGCACCTCGGTCGTGTCGATGAACAGGTCCGCCCGCTCCCAGGTGCGGTCCGCCTCGTAGAGGCGACGTTCCTGGATGGCCCAGTCCTCCCAGAAGGCCGCGAACCCGGCGTCGCGGGCCACGCCCCGTGCCCTGCGCACGGACTCCTCCGCCTCCACCCAGACGAGCACCGACGCGGCCTTGCCAGCCGGGAGGGCGCCCGCCCCGCAGCCCTCGATGACGATGACCTCGGACGATGGCAGCTGCACCCACTCGGCGTACTCGTCCCTGGCCCAGTCCCAGCGGCGGTACCGAGCCGGGAGGCCTTCGGTGAGCGGGCCGACGATCCACTCCTGGGCCCGCTGCGTGCCGGCCCGGAGCCCACCCCACCCGGGGTAGAGGTCGTCCATGTGCACGGTGGGAGCGGCGAGGGCGGCCGCGACGGCACTCGCCAGGGTCGTCTTGCCGGCCCCACTCGGTCCATCGATGCAGACAAGGCGCGTTGTGCCGCAAAGGGCGTCACTGGCATCGACCAGCGTCGTGATAGCCGCGACTGCTTCCGTTATCTGGTCGCTGGGCATGTGTTCCAGCCTAGATCGCTAGGCTCGTCGAGTGAATGTTGCGACCCGTGTGATCCCGTGCCTGGACGTGGACGGGGGCAGGGTGGTCAAGGGCGTCAACTTCGCCGACCTGCGCGATGCGGGGGACCCGGTGCAGCTGGCGAGGGCCTATGGCGAGCAGGGCGCGGACGAGCTGACCTTCCTCGACGTGACGGCCAGCAGCGGCAACCGGGAGACGACGTACGACATCGTGCGCCGCACCGCGGAACAGGTCTTCATCCCGCTGACCGTCGGTGGGGGAGTCCGCACCGTCGACGACGTGGACCGGCTGCTGCGGGCCGGCGCCGACAAGGTCGGGATCAACACGGCCGCCATCGCCCGACCCGAGCTCATCTCGGAGGTGGCGGACCGGTTCGGCTCGCAGGTGCTCGTGCTGTCGGCGGATGTGCACCGGCGCCGGGACGCGTCGGGTGCTCCCACGAGCGAGTTCGAGGTCACCACGCATGGCGGCCGCCAGGGAGCTGGCCTGGACGCGATCGAGTGGTGCGCCCGGGCGGCAGACCTGGGTGCCGGGGAGATCCTGCTCAACTCGATGGACGCCGACGGCACCAAGGACGGTTTCGACCTCGAGCTCATCGAGCTGGTGCGACGCGAGGTGCGGATCCCCCTGATCGCCAGCGGGGGAGCCGGACGGGTCGACCACTTCGCCCCCGCGGTGCGTGCTGGGGCGGACGCCGTCCTGGCGGCCAGCGTGTTCCACTTCGGAGAGCTCACCATCGGTGAGGTCAAGGACGCCTTGCGGGAGGGCGGCATACCGGTGCGCTGAACGCGCCTGGGCCCATCCTCTGGCG
This region includes:
- a CDS encoding DUF5655 domain-containing protein; this translates as MEPADMMAAVTTSMAERTGRGLDEWVALVRESGPDPLDQRAVRAWLKDVHGVPQNSQWAIADAAATGAGWQRPDVDAYTDALYSGSKAHLRPIHDAVMTLAEALGDDARREGRGTYIPVIRKTQFVAVAPGPRGTVRVGFRFRGPAPEDERLSPAKGFAQATHWLHLAADADEDDLRSLEPLLETAYRQNG
- a CDS encoding AAA family ATPase, giving the protein MPSDQITEAVAAITTLVDASDALCGTTRLVCIDGPSGAGKTTLASAVAAALAAPTVHMDDLYPGWGGLRAGTQRAQEWIVGPLTEGLPARYRRWDWARDEYAEWVQLPSSEVIVIEGCGAGALPAGKAASVLVWVEAEESVRRARGVARDAGFAAFWEDWAIQERRLYEADRTWERADLFIDTTEVRQ
- the hisF gene encoding imidazole glycerol phosphate synthase subunit HisF translates to MNVATRVIPCLDVDGGRVVKGVNFADLRDAGDPVQLARAYGEQGADELTFLDVTASSGNRETTYDIVRRTAEQVFIPLTVGGGVRTVDDVDRLLRAGADKVGINTAAIARPELISEVADRFGSQVLVLSADVHRRRDASGAPTSEFEVTTHGGRQGAGLDAIEWCARAADLGAGEILLNSMDADGTKDGFDLELIELVRREVRIPLIASGGAGRVDHFAPAVRAGADAVLAASVFHFGELTIGEVKDALREGGIPVR